Proteins from a genomic interval of Streptomyces sp. Tu6071:
- a CDS encoding isochorismatase family protein — MPLPTAVTYPHPTPAELPANRVDWLLDPSRAALLVHDLQHHFLRCFPPGTEPLTGLIDRTARLIEAARAAGMPVIHTAQRGGQTPAQRGLQLDFWGPGVPADPAAHGSPERVAPAGDDIRLTKWKYSAFARTDLEEQLRAAGRDQLVVTGVYAHIGVLMTAADAWSRDLRAFVAADAVADFSREDHDMALRWAAGRCARVAPTADLLKEF, encoded by the coding sequence ATGCCCCTCCCCACCGCCGTCACCTACCCCCACCCCACCCCCGCCGAGCTGCCCGCCAACCGGGTCGACTGGCTGCTCGACCCCTCCCGCGCCGCCCTCCTCGTCCACGACCTGCAACACCACTTCCTGCGCTGCTTCCCCCCGGGCACCGAGCCCCTCACCGGCCTCATCGACCGCACGGCCCGCCTCATCGAGGCCGCCCGCGCCGCCGGGATGCCCGTGATCCACACCGCCCAGCGCGGTGGCCAGACCCCCGCACAGCGCGGACTCCAGCTCGACTTCTGGGGCCCCGGCGTCCCCGCCGACCCCGCCGCGCACGGCAGTCCCGAGCGCGTCGCCCCCGCCGGGGACGACATCCGGCTCACCAAGTGGAAGTACAGCGCCTTCGCCCGTACCGACCTGGAGGAACAGCTGCGCGCCGCCGGGCGCGACCAGCTCGTCGTCACCGGTGTCTACGCCCACATCGGCGTCCTCATGACAGCCGCCGACGCCTGGTCCAGGGACCTGCGCGCCTTCGTCGCGGCCGACGCGGTCGCCGACTTCTCGCGCGAGGACCACGACATGGCGCTGCGCTGGGCGGCGGGCCGCTGCGCC
- a CDS encoding (2,3-dihydroxybenzoyl)adenylate synthase: MSTPPATARTTAPCATTPGLDAPTWPAETAARYRAAGYWRGESFGDLLRARAAAHPGHLALVDPAPARRTWTYAELDARADTLAAGLAGLGIRKGDRVVVQLPNIGEFIETVYALFRLGALPVYALPAHREREIDHFCALSEAVAYVVPERHAGFDHRALATRMRARHPALRHVLVVGDPGEHTALRDVTGEPADLPPGPDASELAFLQLSGGTTGVPKLIPRTHDDYAYSLRGSNEICGVDARTRFLVVLPAAHNFPMSSPGWLGVLLAGGTVVLSPAPDPGTAFPLVEREGITMTGMVPPLALVWTEAAPSTPYDLTSLDLVLVGGAKFGAHAARRMLPALGARLMQVFGMAEGLVNYTRLDDDVETVLTTQGRPISPDDEIRVVDDAGHEVPDGTVGHLLTRGPYTIRGYWRAPEHNARVFDAEGWYRTGDLVRRLPSGHLVVEGRAKDQINRGGEKFAPEEVENVLLGHPAVLDASVIGVPDDYLGERSLAYVIPRAGAEVPGAAALKRYVRESGLAAFKVPDRFAFVDAFPQTGIGKVSKKGQRAGAGGVGDRG, from the coding sequence GTGAGCACCCCGCCCGCCACCGCCCGCACGACCGCGCCGTGCGCCACCACCCCCGGGCTCGACGCGCCCACCTGGCCCGCCGAGACCGCCGCCCGCTACCGCGCCGCCGGGTACTGGCGCGGCGAGTCCTTCGGCGACCTGCTCCGCGCCCGCGCCGCCGCCCACCCGGGGCACCTCGCGCTCGTCGACCCCGCGCCCGCGCGCCGCACCTGGACGTACGCGGAACTCGACGCCCGCGCGGACACGCTCGCCGCCGGGCTCGCCGGACTCGGCATCCGCAAGGGCGACCGCGTCGTCGTGCAACTCCCCAACATCGGCGAGTTCATCGAGACCGTCTACGCGCTCTTCCGCCTCGGCGCCCTCCCCGTCTACGCGCTCCCCGCGCACCGCGAGCGCGAGATCGACCACTTCTGCGCGCTCAGCGAGGCCGTCGCCTACGTCGTCCCCGAGCGCCACGCGGGCTTCGACCACCGCGCCCTCGCCACCCGGATGCGCGCGCGACACCCCGCGCTGCGCCACGTCCTCGTCGTCGGCGACCCCGGCGAGCACACCGCGCTGCGCGACGTCACGGGCGAGCCCGCGGACCTCCCGCCCGGCCCCGACGCGAGCGAACTCGCCTTCCTCCAGCTCTCCGGCGGCACCACCGGCGTCCCCAAGCTCATCCCGCGCACCCACGACGACTACGCCTACTCGCTGCGCGGCTCCAACGAGATCTGCGGCGTCGACGCGCGCACCCGCTTCCTCGTCGTGCTCCCCGCGGCGCACAACTTCCCGATGAGCAGCCCCGGCTGGCTCGGCGTGCTGCTCGCGGGCGGCACCGTCGTGCTGAGCCCGGCGCCCGACCCGGGGACGGCGTTCCCGCTCGTCGAGCGCGAGGGGATCACGATGACCGGCATGGTGCCGCCGCTCGCCCTCGTGTGGACCGAGGCGGCGCCCTCGACCCCGTACGACCTCACGAGCCTCGACCTGGTCCTCGTCGGCGGCGCCAAGTTCGGCGCCCACGCGGCGCGGCGCATGCTGCCGGCGCTCGGCGCGCGGCTCATGCAGGTCTTCGGGATGGCCGAGGGACTCGTCAACTACACGCGCCTGGACGACGACGTGGAGACCGTGCTCACGACGCAGGGCCGCCCCATCTCGCCCGACGACGAGATACGGGTCGTGGACGACGCCGGGCACGAGGTGCCGGACGGCACGGTCGGCCACCTGCTCACCCGCGGCCCGTACACGATCCGCGGCTACTGGCGCGCGCCCGAGCACAACGCGCGCGTCTTCGACGCGGAGGGCTGGTACCGCACCGGGGACCTCGTACGGCGGCTGCCGAGCGGGCACCTCGTCGTCGAGGGCCGCGCGAAGGACCAGATCAACCGGGGCGGCGAGAAGTTCGCGCCCGAGGAGGTCGAGAACGTCCTCCTCGGCCACCCCGCCGTCCTCGACGCCTCCGTGATCGGCGTGCCCGACGACTACCTCGGCGAGCGCTCGCTCGCGTACGTCATCCCGCGCGCGGGCGCCGAAGTGCCGGGGGCCGCGGCGCTCAAGCGGTACGTGCGCGAGTCGGGGCTCGCCGCGTTCAAGGTGCCCGACAGGTTCGCCTTCGTGGACGCCTTCCCGCAGACGGGGATCGGGAAGGTGAGCAAGAAGGGGCAGCGGGCGGGGGCGGGGGGTGTGGGGGATCGGGGGTGA
- a CDS encoding isochorismate synthase, with protein sequence MTVPVREPLTRAPEPPAVTPGGATALLDAYRPGDRFLATPGRTLLGSGTAAEIPHEPAVPLGERVRRALDARRTAGDPAPVVLGCLPFLPDAPPALAVPARLRRGPALRHDPLTALAPPAPAAPGGWKLREVPSADAYARAVDAAVERLRAGEFAKVVLARTLELTGRTAPGLPLMLGRLARRDPGGYAFAVPSAPGRTLLGASPELLVARQDGRLVANPLAGSAPRGTDLAEDVRAAAALLDSAKDLHEHAVVVDAVRAALAPYCARIEVPPRPTLVRTATMWHLSTTVTGDLASPATTALDLAQALHPTPAVCGTPTATARRVIAASEPFDRGAYTGMVGWQDADGDGEWVVTLRCAEAEGDTLRLFAGAGVVAASTGEAEAAETAAKFRTFLDAVGAAL encoded by the coding sequence ATGACCGTCCCCGTGCGCGAACCCCTCACCCGCGCCCCGGAACCCCCCGCCGTCACCCCCGGCGGCGCGACCGCGCTGCTCGACGCCTACCGCCCCGGCGACCGCTTCCTCGCCACGCCCGGACGCACCCTGCTCGGCTCGGGAACCGCCGCCGAGATACCCCACGAACCGGCCGTCCCCCTCGGCGAGCGCGTCCGCCGCGCCCTCGACGCGCGCCGTACCGCCGGAGACCCCGCCCCCGTCGTCCTCGGCTGCCTCCCCTTCCTGCCCGACGCCCCGCCCGCCCTCGCCGTCCCCGCCCGGCTGCGCCGGGGACCCGCCCTGCGCCACGACCCGCTCACCGCGCTCGCACCCCCCGCACCGGCCGCGCCCGGCGGCTGGAAGCTGCGCGAGGTACCCTCCGCCGACGCGTACGCCCGCGCCGTCGACGCGGCCGTCGAGCGGCTGCGCGCGGGCGAGTTCGCGAAGGTCGTCCTCGCCCGCACCCTCGAACTCACCGGGCGCACCGCCCCCGGACTGCCCCTCATGCTCGGCCGCCTCGCCCGCCGCGACCCCGGCGGCTACGCCTTCGCCGTGCCCAGCGCCCCCGGCCGCACGCTCCTCGGCGCGAGCCCCGAACTCCTCGTCGCCCGCCAGGACGGCCGCCTCGTCGCCAACCCCCTCGCCGGCTCGGCCCCGCGCGGCACGGACCTCGCCGAGGACGTGCGCGCCGCCGCCGCACTCCTCGACTCGGCGAAGGACCTCCACGAACACGCCGTCGTCGTCGACGCCGTACGCGCGGCACTCGCCCCGTACTGCGCGCGCATCGAGGTGCCCCCGCGCCCCACCCTCGTCCGCACCGCCACGATGTGGCACCTCTCGACGACCGTCACCGGCGACCTCGCGTCCCCCGCGACGACCGCGCTCGACCTCGCCCAGGCCCTCCACCCCACCCCCGCCGTGTGCGGGACCCCCACCGCGACCGCCCGCCGGGTCATCGCGGCCAGCGAGCCCTTCGACCGCGGCGCCTACACCGGCATGGTCGGCTGGCAGGACGCGGACGGGGACGGCGAGTGGGTCGTGACGCTGCGCTGCGCCGAGGCCGAGGGCGACACCCTGCGCCTCTTCGCGGGCGCCGGAGTCGTCGCCGCCTCGACGGGCGAGGCCGAGGCCGCCGAGACCGCCGCCAAGTTCCGTACCTTCCTCGACGCCGTCGGAGCCGCCCTGTGA
- a CDS encoding 2,3-dihydro-2,3-dihydroxybenzoate dehydrogenase encodes MNPAEGEFAGRAVFVTGAAHGIGASVVAAFVREGARVFATDADADGLRALAARRPGAITAHPLDVTDPAAVETAVATAEDTLGPLDVVACVAGILRTSPVTELTDADWSASLAVNTSGVFHVTRAAARRMTPRGRGALVTVASNAAGVPRAGMAAYAASKAATVMYTKCLGLELAPHGIRCNTVSPGSTLTAMQRAMWGEDQEAGARRVVEGDPATFRTGIPLGRIAEPADIADAVTFLASDRARHITMHDLYVDGGATLRA; translated from the coding sequence GTGAACCCGGCAGAAGGAGAGTTCGCAGGACGGGCCGTCTTCGTCACCGGAGCGGCGCACGGCATCGGCGCCTCGGTCGTCGCCGCCTTCGTACGGGAGGGCGCGCGCGTCTTCGCCACGGACGCCGACGCGGACGGGCTCCGCGCCCTCGCCGCCCGCCGACCGGGCGCCATCACCGCGCACCCGCTCGACGTCACCGACCCGGCGGCCGTCGAAACGGCGGTCGCGACCGCCGAGGACACCCTCGGACCGCTCGACGTCGTCGCCTGCGTCGCCGGCATCCTGCGCACGAGCCCCGTCACCGAACTCACCGACGCCGACTGGTCCGCGAGCCTCGCCGTCAACACGAGCGGCGTCTTCCACGTCACCCGCGCCGCCGCGCGCCGCATGACCCCGCGCGGGCGCGGCGCCCTCGTCACCGTCGCGTCCAACGCCGCCGGCGTCCCACGCGCCGGGATGGCCGCCTACGCCGCCTCGAAGGCCGCGACCGTGATGTACACGAAATGCCTCGGCCTCGAACTCGCCCCCCACGGCATCCGCTGCAACACCGTCTCACCCGGCTCCACACTCACCGCGATGCAGCGCGCCATGTGGGGCGAGGACCAGGAGGCCGGCGCCCGCCGCGTCGTCGAGGGCGACCCCGCCACGTTCCGCACCGGCATCCCCCTCGGCCGCATCGCCGAGCCCGCAGACATCGCGGACGCCGTCACCTTCCTCGCCTCCGACCGCGCACGCCACATCACGATGCACGACCTGTACGTCGACGGAGGCGCGACCTTGCGCGCGTGA
- a CDS encoding iron-siderophore ABC transporter substrate-binding protein, whose product MPHHPLAPRPSARRTTLLAALLAGAGLLTATACAGDDSSDAAGTAKADTSTVSITDATGTAVKVPAHPRRVVVLSEMDLDSALTLGVEPVGLTAARGQKGAPGYLADKAAKIPLVGTVTGPDIEKVVAAEPDVILAGQLADTQVLAQLRKVAPTLVTIGNDKDWKSSLTLTGKALGRSNEAEKFLSGYDEKVTALKKDLGARAGSEVSVARYSAKGTAVMQQGVFVSDVLKDLGFTRPGIQAKRGEGHSTPISNENLKEIDGDWLFIGTLDATSESGLLRQLQAEPAYRGLKAVKEKHATVIDGSMWTSLGGARAAESVLTDIREAMAK is encoded by the coding sequence ATGCCACACCACCCGCTCGCCCCTCGCCCCTCCGCCCGCCGCACGACCCTCCTCGCGGCGCTGCTCGCCGGGGCGGGGCTGCTGACCGCGACCGCCTGCGCGGGCGACGACTCCTCCGACGCGGCCGGTACGGCGAAAGCGGACACGAGCACCGTCAGCATCACCGACGCGACCGGCACGGCCGTGAAGGTGCCCGCGCACCCGCGACGCGTCGTCGTGCTCAGCGAGATGGACCTCGACTCCGCGCTCACCCTCGGCGTCGAACCGGTCGGCCTCACCGCCGCGCGCGGCCAGAAGGGCGCCCCCGGCTACCTCGCCGACAAGGCCGCCAAGATCCCCCTCGTCGGCACCGTGACGGGCCCCGACATCGAGAAGGTCGTCGCCGCCGAGCCGGACGTGATCCTCGCCGGGCAGCTCGCCGACACCCAAGTCCTCGCCCAGCTCAGGAAGGTCGCCCCCACCCTCGTCACGATCGGGAACGACAAGGACTGGAAGTCCTCGCTCACCCTCACCGGCAAGGCCCTCGGCAGGAGCAACGAGGCGGAGAAGTTCCTCTCCGGGTACGACGAGAAGGTCACCGCGCTCAAGAAGGACCTCGGCGCCCGCGCCGGCAGCGAGGTCTCCGTCGCCCGCTACTCCGCCAAGGGCACCGCCGTCATGCAGCAGGGCGTCTTCGTCTCCGACGTCCTGAAGGACCTCGGCTTCACCCGTCCCGGCATCCAGGCGAAGCGCGGCGAGGGCCACTCGACGCCGATCAGCAACGAGAACCTCAAGGAGATCGACGGCGACTGGCTCTTCATCGGCACCCTCGACGCCACGAGCGAGTCCGGACTGCTCCGGCAACTCCAGGCCGAACCCGCCTACCGGGGCCTCAAGGCGGTCAAGGAGAAGCACGCGACCGTCATCGACGGCTCCATGTGGACCAGCCTCGGCGGCGCCCGTGCCGCCGAATCCGTCCTCACCGACATCCGGGAGGCGATGGCCAAGTGA
- a CDS encoding FecCD family ABC transporter permease: protein MVWWSAAGLLLLVLALGLLSLLFGTGSTGPGRAWDYLTGDPAARADAQVRLAVHDVRLPRTLAALVVGCCLGVSGCLLQAATRNPLAETGLLGVNSGAAFAVVLGLTWGGVGSAGGLMVCALLGGTVASAIVLLLAASGRTSGSPLRLVLTGSALGATFHGLTAYVLLGTQSTFDTYRYWTIGSLAGVRLGDLVLLAPLAALGLAGALLCARPLSALGLGDDAARALGHDPGRVRLAVAAAVSLLTGCAVALAGPIAFLGLLAPYAARALTGPRLAAQLVLSALFAVNVLLFADLLARLVIRPWETPVSVLLAFVGGPLLVWIARSPRLSTAGAA, encoded by the coding sequence GTGGTGTGGTGGAGCGCGGCGGGGCTTCTCCTCCTCGTGCTCGCGCTCGGACTGCTGTCGCTCCTGTTCGGCACGGGCTCGACGGGCCCGGGACGCGCGTGGGACTACCTCACGGGCGACCCGGCGGCGCGCGCCGACGCGCAGGTGCGGCTCGCCGTGCACGACGTACGGCTGCCGCGCACCCTCGCGGCGCTCGTCGTCGGGTGCTGCCTCGGCGTCTCGGGGTGTCTGCTCCAGGCCGCGACGCGCAATCCGCTCGCCGAGACGGGCCTTCTCGGCGTCAACTCCGGTGCGGCCTTCGCCGTCGTGCTCGGTCTCACGTGGGGCGGGGTCGGTTCGGCGGGCGGGCTCATGGTGTGCGCGCTGCTCGGGGGCACGGTGGCGAGCGCGATCGTGCTGCTGCTCGCGGCGAGCGGACGCACATCGGGCTCGCCGCTGCGGCTCGTGCTCACCGGTTCGGCGCTCGGCGCGACGTTCCACGGGCTCACCGCGTACGTGCTCCTCGGCACGCAGTCGACGTTCGACACGTACCGCTACTGGACGATCGGCTCGCTCGCCGGGGTGCGGCTCGGCGACCTCGTGCTGCTGGCCCCGCTCGCCGCGCTCGGTCTCGCGGGCGCCCTGCTGTGCGCGCGACCGCTCTCGGCGCTCGGGCTCGGTGACGACGCGGCCCGCGCGCTCGGGCACGACCCGGGGCGGGTACGGCTCGCGGTCGCCGCCGCGGTCTCGCTCCTCACCGGCTGCGCGGTGGCCCTCGCGGGCCCGATCGCCTTCCTCGGCCTCCTCGCCCCGTACGCGGCACGCGCCCTGACGGGTCCCCGGCTCGCGGCGCAACTCGTCCTGTCGGCCCTCTTCGCGGTGAACGTGCTGCTCTTCGCCGACCTCCTCGCCCGCCTGGTGATCCGCCCCTGGGAGACCCCGGTGAGCGTGCTCCTCGCCTTCGTCGGCGGCCCGCTGCTCGTCTGGATCGCGCGCTCGCCGCGCCTGTCCACGGCGGGGGCGGCATGA
- a CDS encoding FecCD family ABC transporter permease: MSAYEPAPPERDTPGAFPLAPGSSPSVTPPDSTVVRTGALSWLLPRRSVLLALCLAPVLLGVVCLAVLASSTGMSAGESLRGLFGTGDAAGVLVVREFRLPRIVVGLLVGAALGVAGCLTQTLAGNRLATPDLVGVNEGATAAVVASVAGSTTGMLGAWWLGPLGAAATAVLVVLCAGGAGAAGYRLLVTGIGVSTFVGAVSDLVMSRQNQATAGGVFLWTVGSLNGRDWAVGGPLLVILAVLLPLALAAGHRLQLLRFDDDTATALGADPRRVRAAALGVAVGLAGVAVGIGGPIGFVALAAPVLAARLAGPTRVPVTGAALTGAFLVAAADALGRVVAPVEIPAGVVTSVLGGPFLLWVLLRQDRGRTSGKA, from the coding sequence ATGAGCGCGTACGAACCGGCTCCGCCGGAACGGGACACCCCCGGCGCCTTCCCCCTCGCCCCCGGCAGTTCCCCCTCCGTCACTCCGCCCGACAGCACGGTCGTCCGGACCGGCGCGCTCTCCTGGCTCCTCCCCCGCCGCTCCGTCCTCCTCGCGCTGTGCCTCGCGCCGGTCCTGCTCGGCGTCGTGTGCCTCGCCGTGCTCGCCAGCTCGACCGGGATGAGCGCCGGGGAGAGCCTGCGGGGGCTCTTCGGGACGGGGGACGCGGCGGGCGTCCTGGTCGTGCGGGAGTTCCGGCTGCCCCGGATCGTCGTGGGGCTGCTCGTCGGGGCGGCGCTCGGGGTCGCGGGGTGCCTCACGCAGACCCTCGCGGGCAACCGGCTCGCCACGCCCGACCTCGTCGGCGTCAACGAGGGCGCGACGGCGGCCGTGGTGGCCTCGGTCGCGGGATCGACGACCGGGATGCTCGGCGCCTGGTGGCTCGGGCCACTCGGCGCGGCGGCGACCGCCGTGCTCGTCGTGCTCTGCGCGGGCGGGGCGGGCGCCGCCGGGTACCGGCTGCTAGTCACGGGCATCGGCGTCTCGACGTTCGTCGGCGCGGTGAGCGACCTCGTGATGTCGCGCCAGAACCAGGCGACGGCGGGCGGCGTGTTCCTGTGGACCGTGGGCAGCCTCAACGGCCGCGACTGGGCGGTGGGCGGTCCGCTCCTCGTGATCCTCGCGGTACTGCTCCCGCTCGCCCTCGCGGCAGGCCACCGGCTCCAGTTGCTGCGCTTCGACGACGACACCGCGACCGCCCTCGGCGCCGACCCGCGCCGCGTGCGCGCCGCCGCGCTCGGTGTGGCGGTGGGGCTCGCGGGGGTCGCGGTCGGGATCGGCGGGCCGATCGGCTTCGTCGCGCTCGCGGCCCCCGTGCTCGCGGCGCGGCTCGCCGGGCCGACCCGTGTACCCGTCACGGGCGCGGCGCTGACCGGCGCGTTCCTCGTGGCGGCGGCCGACGCGCTCGGCCGGGTCGTGGCACCGGTGGAGATACCCGCCGGGGTCGTCACGAGCGTGCTCGGCGGCCCCTTCCTGCTCTGGGTCCTGCTCCGCCAGGACCGGGGCCGCACCTCCGGAAAGGCGTGA
- a CDS encoding ABC transporter ATP-binding protein, whose product MTTTTGSPAGLVISGLRASYPGRPVVRDVDLTVPCGKVAAIVGPNGCGKSTLLRTLARLHPAEAGTVRAAGADLWALDRRRAARLVALLPQSPRAPEAVTVAGLVRYGRHPHQGLLRQWSRADEEAVRAALAATGTLDLAGERVDRLSGGQRQRCWLAMVLAQDTPLVLLDEPTSALDPGHVVDVLRLVREVAAAGRTVVMVLHDLSAAARSADLLIAMKDGRIVAEGAPSAVVDEALVKEVYGLDADILRAPGDGAPVVVPRAR is encoded by the coding sequence ATGACCACCACCACCGGGTCCCCCGCCGGGCTCGTGATCAGCGGCTTGCGCGCGAGCTACCCGGGCCGCCCCGTCGTCCGGGACGTCGACCTCACCGTGCCCTGCGGGAAGGTCGCCGCGATCGTCGGCCCCAACGGCTGCGGCAAATCGACCCTGTTGCGCACGCTCGCGCGCCTCCACCCCGCCGAGGCCGGAACGGTCCGGGCGGCGGGGGCCGACCTGTGGGCGCTCGACCGGCGCCGCGCGGCCCGCCTCGTGGCGCTGCTCCCGCAGTCGCCGCGCGCGCCCGAGGCGGTGACGGTCGCCGGGCTCGTACGGTACGGCCGCCACCCGCACCAGGGCCTGCTGCGGCAGTGGTCGCGCGCCGACGAGGAGGCGGTACGGGCCGCGCTCGCCGCGACGGGGACGCTGGACCTCGCCGGGGAGCGCGTCGACCGGCTCTCGGGCGGCCAGCGCCAGCGCTGCTGGCTCGCGATGGTCCTCGCCCAGGACACCCCGCTCGTCCTGCTCGACGAGCCGACGTCAGCACTCGACCCGGGCCACGTCGTGGACGTGCTGCGCCTGGTCCGCGAGGTCGCGGCGGCGGGCCGCACGGTCGTGATGGTCCTGCACGACCTCTCGGCGGCGGCCCGCAGCGCGGACCTGCTGATCGCGATGAAGGACGGCCGCATCGTGGCGGAGGGCGCACCGTCCGCCGTCGTCGACGAAGCGCTCGTCAAGGAGGTCTACGGCCTGGACGCCGACATCCTCCGCGCCCCCGGCGACGGCGCTCCCGTGGTGGTACCGAGGGCGCGGTGA
- a CDS encoding MFS transporter has translation MGRGTDGPTRTGPGAAVRERERRPAGPARVTGRGVLLLTTVATVLAMMNYTGPLVTVPATVADLGTGVSAQSWLLNGTPLGLAAVLLVAGSLADDLGRRRMFTVGVLALGVTTGLGALAPSTVLFTVARVAQGAASAAVLTSSLGLIAHAFPGGAARIKATGMWGAGVSAGIALGPLLFGAFGPLATASWAAGLRGAEWRAGYVVLAVLLLLLAALLPGRLPEWRTPREGRADVAGAVVLGAAAVALLAGLTWGRDGWGAVRVWVVLGAALVLAAVFLAVERRAPAPLLAPGLLRQRRFLGATAGGLFTGLAVLGFFSYLPTLMQQALGLGPFTVSLLSAVWAGTALLVALQARRLTGRVTAPRQLAAGFLLSALGVATLWNGLAPGSTWKGLVLGLVVAGAGSGLLNAALPLVAVESVPPERAAMGSGANNTARYLGASTGVALSVAVSTTAHADTLREALAEGANRASLTSIVLSVVGAGVVLALGRRGATR, from the coding sequence ATGGGGCGTGGTACGGACGGGCCGACGAGGACGGGGCCGGGGGCGGCGGTACGGGAACGGGAGCGGCGCCCCGCCGGGCCCGCGCGCGTGACGGGGCGCGGGGTGCTCCTGCTGACGACGGTCGCGACGGTCCTCGCGATGATGAACTACACGGGCCCCCTCGTGACGGTCCCCGCCACCGTCGCGGATCTCGGGACGGGCGTCTCGGCGCAGTCGTGGCTGCTCAATGGCACCCCGCTGGGGCTCGCCGCGGTGCTGCTCGTGGCGGGTTCGCTCGCGGACGACCTGGGGCGGCGGCGGATGTTCACGGTGGGCGTCCTGGCGCTCGGCGTGACGACGGGGCTCGGCGCGCTCGCGCCGTCCACGGTGCTGTTCACCGTGGCGCGCGTCGCGCAGGGCGCGGCGAGTGCGGCGGTCCTCACGAGCAGTCTCGGACTGATCGCCCACGCCTTCCCCGGCGGCGCGGCGCGGATCAAAGCCACGGGGATGTGGGGCGCGGGCGTGAGCGCGGGGATCGCGCTCGGGCCGCTGCTCTTCGGCGCCTTCGGGCCGCTCGCGACGGCCTCGTGGGCGGCGGGGCTGCGCGGCGCCGAGTGGCGGGCGGGGTACGTCGTCCTCGCCGTCCTGCTCCTGCTGCTCGCCGCGCTCCTGCCGGGGCGGCTGCCCGAGTGGCGCACGCCGCGCGAGGGGCGCGCGGACGTGGCGGGCGCCGTGGTGCTCGGCGCGGCGGCGGTCGCGCTGCTCGCGGGGCTCACGTGGGGCCGGGACGGCTGGGGCGCGGTACGGGTGTGGGTGGTGCTGGGCGCGGCACTCGTCCTCGCGGCGGTGTTCCTCGCCGTCGAGCGGCGCGCACCCGCGCCGCTCCTCGCGCCGGGTCTGCTGCGGCAGCGCCGCTTCCTGGGCGCGACGGCGGGCGGCCTGTTCACCGGGCTCGCGGTGCTCGGCTTCTTCAGCTACCTGCCGACCCTCATGCAACAGGCCCTCGGCCTCGGCCCGTTCACGGTCTCGCTGCTCAGCGCGGTGTGGGCGGGCACGGCGCTCCTCGTCGCCCTCCAGGCGCGCCGCCTCACGGGGCGGGTCACGGCGCCGCGCCAACTGGCCGCCGGTTTCCTCCTGTCGGCCCTCGGCGTCGCGACCCTGTGGAACGGCCTCGCGCCCGGCTCGACGTGGAAGGGCCTCGTCCTCGGCCTCGTCGTCGCGGGCGCCGGCAGCGGTCTCCTGAACGCGGCCCTGCCCCTCGTGGCGGTCGAGAGCGTCCCGCCGGAGCGCGCGGCGATGGGCTCGGGCGCCAACAACACGGCCCGCTACCTGGGCGCGTCGACCGGCGTGGCCCTCTCGGTCGCCGTCTCCACGACCGCCCACGCCGACACCCTGCGCGAGGCCCTGGCGGAGGGCGCGAACCGCGCGTCGCTGACGTCGATCGTGCTGTCCGTCGTGGGGGCGGGGGTGGTGCTGGCGCTGGGGAGGCGGGGAGCGACCCGGTGA
- a CDS encoding winged helix-turn-helix transcriptional regulator, which translates to MALGKDYARQECSVARALEIIGERWTILIVRDAFYGVRRYNDFLAHLGVPRAVLAARLQSLTEHGILVKRRYQESPPREEYVLTPRGESLWLVLYGLGVWGRGEFGGTRPLREFRHAQCDTPLALQGTCPHCGTLPEPGDIDMLPGPGLDPDPADPVSRVLLRRRRILDPVDTTGITARG; encoded by the coding sequence ATGGCTCTCGGCAAGGACTACGCGCGGCAGGAGTGCTCCGTCGCCCGCGCGCTGGAGATCATCGGCGAGCGGTGGACGATCCTGATCGTCCGCGACGCCTTCTACGGGGTGCGCCGCTACAACGACTTCCTCGCGCACCTCGGCGTGCCGCGCGCCGTCCTCGCGGCCCGCCTCCAGTCCCTCACCGAGCACGGCATCCTCGTCAAGCGCCGCTACCAGGAGTCACCGCCCCGCGAGGAGTACGTGCTGACGCCACGCGGCGAGAGCCTGTGGCTCGTCCTGTACGGGCTCGGCGTGTGGGGACGCGGCGAGTTCGGCGGCACCCGGCCGCTGCGCGAGTTCCGGCACGCGCAGTGCGACACCCCGCTCGCCCTCCAGGGCACGTGCCCGCACTGCGGGACGCTTCCCGAGCCCGGCGACATCGACATGCTCCCCGGGCCGGGCCTCGACCCCGACCCGGCCGACCCGGTCAGCCGCGTCCTGCTGCGCCGCCGCCGCATCCTCGACCCGGTCGACACCACGGGGATCACGGCGCGGGGCTGA